The genomic stretch CATTAGGGGCTTATATGGCTGCTCATAAAAGTAAAAAACCTATTGAAGAAGCTTTAGCTGAAGAAATTATTGCAGCGGCAAGAGGAGATATTCAGAAAAGTTATGCAGTTAGAAAGAAAGAAGAAACAGAGAGAGTTGCTCAATCTGCAAGATAAATCCTTTAATAAATTTATTCACAACGTCTTTGTCACTAATAACCTTTTTATACTATTTTTAGATAATATTATTAAAAAAATATTTAAATCCGACAGATAATGCCAAAAATAATAAAACAACTAATAAGGTGAAGGATTATGGGAAAAAGAGCAAAAATGATTGCTAAAATTAAGGAATTGATGGAAAAGTATGATAGAATTAGAAACATTGGAATCTGTGCTCACATTGACCATGGTAAAACTACATTGTCAGATAACTTATTGGCTGGAGCAGGGATGATTTCAAAAGAATTGGCGGGGGAACAGTTGGCATTAGACTTTGATGAAGAAGAGGCTCAAAGAGGAATTACAATATTCGCGGCAAACGTTTCAATGGTCCATACTTACGAAGGAAAAGAGTATTTAATTAACTTAATTGATACTCCAGGACACGTTGATTTTGGTGGAGATGTTACAAGAGCTATGAGAGCTATTGACGGAGCTATTGTCGTAGTTTGTGCAGTTGAAGGAGTAATGCCTCAAACAGAGACAGTATTAAGACAGGCATTAAGAGAGAGAGTTAAGCCAGTCCTCTTTATCAACAAAGTAGATAGATTGATTAACGAATTAAAATTAACTCCTGAAGAATTACAAAATAGATTTATTAAGATTATCAATGACATTAACAACCTAATTAAGAAGATGGCTCCTGAGGAATTCAAGGATAAGTGGTTAGTAAGAGTTGAAGACGGTAGTGTTGCATTTGGTTCAGCTTACAATAACTGGGCAATTTCAGTACCATTTATGAAAAAGAGTGGAATAACCTTTAAAGACATAATTAAATATTGTGAAGAAGACAAACAAGAAGAATTGGCTGAAAAAGCTCCATTACACGAAGTTGTTTTAGATATGGTTATTAAACACTTACCAAGCCCACCAGAGGCTCAGAAGTATAGAATTCCACACCTATGGAAAGGAGACTTAAATTCAGATGTTGGTAAGGCAATGCTTAACTGTGATCCAAATGGTCCATTAGCAGGGGTAATTACCAAAATTATCGTAGATAAACACGCAGGGGCAGTTTCTGTTTGTAGATTATTCAGTGGTAGAGTCAGACAGGGAGACGAAGTATATATGGTAAATAGCCAGCAGAAGGCAAAGATTCAGCAAGTTTCTGTCTTTATGGGTCCAGAGAGAATTCCAGTTGAAAGTATATCAGCAGGAAACATCTGTGCATTAGTTGGTTTAAAGGAGGCATCAGCAGGAGAAACAATCTGTTCTCCAGATAAAATTATAGAGCCATTCGAAGCAATAACTCACATAAGTGAGCCAGTTATTACAGTAGCAATTGAAGCAAAGAACACAAAAGATTTGCCAAAATTAATTGAAGTTTTAAGACAGGTAGCAAGAGAAGACCCAACTGTCAGAGTAGAGATTAATGAAGAAACTGGAGAACACTTATTAAGTGGAATGGGAGAGTTACACATTGAAATTATAACAAAGCTTAAAATTGAAAGAGATGCAGGAATTCCAGTTGAAGTTGGACAACCAATAGTTGTTTATAGAGAAACAGTAACAGGAAAATCACCAATAGTTGAGAGTAAATCTCCAAACAAGCATAACAAACTATACTTCGTAGTTGAGCCATTAGAGGAGGGTGTATTACAAGCATATAAAGAAGGTAAAATACCAGATGTAGATACCAAGAGAAAGTTAGATGATAAAATTGTCCAAGAGTTAATCAAGGCTGGAATGGATCCAGAAGAGGCTAAGAGAGTAATGTGCATCTACGAAGGTAATGTCTTAGTAAATATGACAAGAGGTATTGTTCATTTAGATGAAGTTAAAGAATTAATTATTCAAGGATTCAAAGAGGCTATGAGAAATGGACCATTAGCTGCTGAGAAATGTCAAGGAGTCAAAGTTAAGTTAATAGATGCAGTATTACACGAGGATGCAATCCACAGAGGTCCAGCACAAATGATTCCAGCGGCAAGATTTGGTATTAGAGATGCAATGATGCAAGCAAATCCAGTATTGTTAGAGCCAATGCAATATGTATATATTAACACTCCACAGGACTATATGGGAGCTGCAATGAGAGAAATTAGCAATAGAAGAGGACAGATATTAGATATGGAGCAGGAAGGAGATATGACAATAATTAAAGCTAAGTGTCCAGTTGCAGAGATGTTTGGATTTGCAGGGGCTATTAGAGGAGCTACTCAAGGAAGATGTCTTTGGAGTATAGAGTTTGCTGGATATGAGAGAGTCCCAAGAGAAATGCAAGAACAATTAATTAGACAGATTAGAGAAAGAAAAGGGCTTAAAATGGAGTAATTCTTACGTGTTTTCTTAAATATTTCTCAATTTTAACATTCCCTATTATTTTTAAAATTTTATCATAGTAACCAAAAGATATATATACCCCTTAACTAATATTTATATCACCACAAACCACACAAATTGTGTATTCTTATTCCAACTTTGTTAAGTTAAACTTAACACCATTTTGGCAATATAATAAAAAATAAAAGTAAAAATTG from Methanocaldococcus lauensis encodes the following:
- a CDS encoding elongation factor EF-2, producing the protein MGKRAKMIAKIKELMEKYDRIRNIGICAHIDHGKTTLSDNLLAGAGMISKELAGEQLALDFDEEEAQRGITIFAANVSMVHTYEGKEYLINLIDTPGHVDFGGDVTRAMRAIDGAIVVVCAVEGVMPQTETVLRQALRERVKPVLFINKVDRLINELKLTPEELQNRFIKIINDINNLIKKMAPEEFKDKWLVRVEDGSVAFGSAYNNWAISVPFMKKSGITFKDIIKYCEEDKQEELAEKAPLHEVVLDMVIKHLPSPPEAQKYRIPHLWKGDLNSDVGKAMLNCDPNGPLAGVITKIIVDKHAGAVSVCRLFSGRVRQGDEVYMVNSQQKAKIQQVSVFMGPERIPVESISAGNICALVGLKEASAGETICSPDKIIEPFEAITHISEPVITVAIEAKNTKDLPKLIEVLRQVAREDPTVRVEINEETGEHLLSGMGELHIEIITKLKIERDAGIPVEVGQPIVVYRETVTGKSPIVESKSPNKHNKLYFVVEPLEEGVLQAYKEGKIPDVDTKRKLDDKIVQELIKAGMDPEEAKRVMCIYEGNVLVNMTRGIVHLDEVKELIIQGFKEAMRNGPLAAEKCQGVKVKLIDAVLHEDAIHRGPAQMIPAARFGIRDAMMQANPVLLEPMQYVYINTPQDYMGAAMREISNRRGQILDMEQEGDMTIIKAKCPVAEMFGFAGAIRGATQGRCLWSIEFAGYERVPREMQEQLIRQIRERKGLKME